In the genome of Rhodoplanes sp. Z2-YC6860, one region contains:
- the mutT gene encoding 8-oxo-dGTP diphosphatase MutT, which produces MKLVLVVACALIDTDGRVLLAERPAGKSMAGLWEFPGGKIEAGERPEETLIRELKEELGIVVKEPCLAPLTFASHAYPDFHLLMPLFVCRRWEGNVTAQEGQRLAWVRPNRLREYKMPPADEPLIAHLTTLL; this is translated from the coding sequence ATCAAACTCGTTCTGGTTGTTGCGTGCGCCCTGATCGATACCGACGGACGCGTGTTGCTCGCCGAACGCCCCGCCGGAAAGTCCATGGCGGGGCTATGGGAATTTCCCGGCGGCAAGATCGAGGCCGGCGAACGGCCCGAGGAAACGCTGATCCGGGAGTTGAAGGAGGAGCTCGGTATCGTCGTCAAAGAGCCGTGCCTGGCGCCGCTCACCTTCGCGAGCCACGCCTATCCGGACTTCCATCTTCTGATGCCGCTGTTCGTATGCCGGCGCTGGGAGGGAAACGTCACGGCTCAGGAGGGACAAAGGCTGGCCTGGGTGCGGCCCAACAGGCTTCGCGAATACAAAATGCCGCCGGCGGACGAACCGCTGATCGCCCACCTGA